From Aegilops tauschii subsp. strangulata cultivar AL8/78 chromosome 5, Aet v6.0, whole genome shotgun sequence:
ttgtttgttgactaagttgacaaagccatgcgtacgcgtcaacatagtaggcccacaggtcagcctccgaaccggtgcaccccatatgtcagtgggaggaatcatgtttttgcgtaataaggaggcagttggttgcgtgcggccatggaccatgggggtccctactgtcagcctctccacgtacatccCTATTTCGATGGCTGTCGTTTGTTGAATGTTGAGCACGCCGCGCCTAGAGCACCAACGCGGTGGACGACTGTGAGGCCTAGGAATCGAACGACCCGGAGCCGGCGAAGAcacagcagtggatgcccacactgAAGAGAGTATGACGGTTGAGTGGTTCGGCTGTGGCGTGAGGTTGCCGTCATCGGAGAATAACATGAGGTGCAGGTGGGTAGATGGATGGCTAGGctagcggagggagtagggtgggctgGTGAaacctgcgcggcatcacagcaggccacaagaggagggagcaggcagtcccgccggcgctggtttaggcggctggagcaggaagatcaaagattgaagaagcacgtcggccgttggatggacatccaacagtcactgctgcaagaatcgtgtgttgactgacaaagccttgcgtaaacaagccagccttgaaatctgtggcgtgtacaacccatttgctattattgTTTGATAATTTACtacccatttgctaattcatatggaatattgcagcccattttccatttttagaattgctgcccattttttGGTCAGTGCCAGGGTTAAAAAATCGAAATTTTAAAAATTCGCatatttttgctggggaacaaaatattcttaatccaaaaattagtagccatactaaaacaaatttaaaaataaattagtactatgtcatgttaaaatccaatgaaatataaaatatcaagaacaaaaacaaaaacaaaaactaattgccCATTTGCTATAACTTTTTTGGAATTTGTAACccctttgatattacttttaagatACATTgcccatactctttggccaggccggaatgcatccctcctcgtcttgaaagatttgcagcccagtaagtcggagaaaacaaataggcctagcttgggtattcttcaaaaagaaatagtaggctacctattttcccaaagaaaaactGCTGGgttggtcatgttgttagacgggccataGAAACCGCACAACctagtttatagcctgctcctccgaacaaatcctcaaaaaaaagttgtgcaattctgtcgttaattgattatacgttgacaatgatgtgggtcccacatatcagcagggtggattagagttaAAAAACGAGGGGTGCATCTGAGTAATAAAAGAGGCGCCTGCTTGTGTTCGAGAGTGGACCTGGTAGGTTCGTACaatcatactcacaactacagtcgtCTCTCGATTCACTATGTcgacagggccggacggcggcgccgtGGTGAGcacaccaaggcggaggataaagtggtGTTGCCAATGTGTTGGGCTAGGTTGGGCATtcttatcaaaaaataaaaatggaccggaactatttacgatgttgactacgatttgaatgggtccgctggttgtaggaagaaaatggtgggagaaagaagactggtcgctatctttgccttagaataatatcgactgaatgtagcGACACtctcataggaaataatatcctcctgttaaaatttgacttttcaaatcgtgaatttaaagaactggtgcatgagcatttagctttatttatttacttatttatgtttagagGACCATgtgcatgtacctgggccggattcatgtgagagcctcccttccagttaattatgggctcctctattgggccttcatcaatGGGTTGCATGTTATCggcaagtggaaaatgtgttctgTACCAAAAATAGTACTCCCTAAAGGATCAGACCGTGCAATGACTTCAAAAACATTGTGTTTGTaattctaacaacacatttattcaaccaacagacgaaatatactactgattgtacattgaaaacaacatcagcagcaaccagggcttggggtgcaatagaagcagtaagcaggccagaagagtaaagacgcaactctctcttccaaaccaaacatcagccatcattacaaaatgctgccaaaaaagaacaagtatatgcatcaaactaaataaagatcctactacaccaagtgtacgcatctaactaactagCTCAGTTAggcgttactatttattaagctgtggagattggctgacggcttgaaccagatgggtgcttgacgggggaaactccagccagcaggtcgaagtctgatacttgtgACCCTCTCTCCAACTTTGGGCTGTAGAGCATGGcagcacatatcagggtatggtgcatggaGAGACGCATGGAACGCTGTGTACGCACAATTTTGCTTGATGAATGAAACcacgctgccatcatgatccttgccgttggttatctcctggttaatcggataattcagtccaagaaacaaagagcatgtaccaaggctacttactagcctccagtcaaaaattcttGAAGGCctagagaagctgggatcctgctcaaagaccttgcagtgactgtgattgtattctgTGAAACAACATGTCCGGTACGTGCAAACGATCATCAATCATTCAccatcgtctgatcgagccaggaaccacctgcaactgccatgccgcttttctttgaaaggttctaggattaggaagggtagggacaccaggcggcctacaacatcatatcaagttggagtcaaaaaAAGGGCTCATactgtagtcaatcttaagaacaacatgttatgagcatgaatatttttcagtaaatgttgatggtaatataagcaagccatcatgatatcataggaaagtaataTATTGCTGTAACAGccatttgtagcgatgactggagtaggccagcgatacatccagccatagaaggagtccatagcgtaaatgaagcccttgtgttcaatggcatcaaagaaccatggaggatgtatgatcctgcgatggacgtgcaaatttatccacttaccgcagtgacctgtcagataggcgagaccgcggttaaAGTACGCAATTAGCCtaaagtctttataattcgcagatcttgtgggcacttggcagattacaaccttgagcaaatcaaacttggtatcatgttggctactgtaagattctgagtattctgggccgcggtgccaaagcagtgcagtgttaatcgaaggaagcgGGATCAATCATCGgttgtagacctccacgagcatccagctgccgcgaccgtcgacaaGCACCATCCAAGatgtgttcatgccgacccagtacataccgttaatgtagttgagggtggcGGGGATCGGAttgcagtcaagggggttgatgctcgccaccctacgatcgttatgctgcgtgacacgccgtttctaaagatcaggcggcatcagcaagcaaggagttggcttaaaaagctctagcctgagggctttgagtaaacggtacagacCCAaggagcacgcggcgagcggcatggtactgagattgtccacacgtgAAACAATGAGCTTGCTTACCTCTCTGAGGaacgaattccagccactctttcggcggacactgctcggttctgccattgttagtgcttgggtttcggaagaggggggaggcgccttagcggggatggaagattggacgattaTGTGCGGACGAAGATgggaagcgaatatgtgctgtgGGAAGTGGACTGGTGATGATGACAACAGCACGCCgattgacttacgagacacatccCAGCAGCATAGTGTCATATCGAtcccagacaacttgcttgagtgatcacagtactagtactccctacagtacctactactatgccctagtTTGCAtatagtggagtaggactctgctctactactagcaccggaggagtagaatattctaatctaaaatagttacaaacttcaatgcccgagcgtggaacgactacgaaccgccatcggtgctaactccaatccccagcaaacgttTACGACGCAGTTACAATACGTGTGTAAGGGTTgcggttttgtcaaatactatggcttaaaaacaggccaccgtcggatggaaatctgacggttacgTGGGATTCACCAGGATTGAGCTTGTGGCGAACAATCTCCAGATATCATTACaaaaaaaaggttaaaacacccggggctataacttgcaccggctgaccactaacaatgatactaacatagttgtaaaatggtcaaagaccgtgtctacgtggtgtttggaattatatgcaaactaggaagatgcccgtgcattgcacggaacatcaagatgcatttttttatgaaacacctgttgtgattgacccatgtaGGAGTAAttccatgtgtaaaaactaatgatatctcacgaattttatcggaaaaatggtatctcgagaatttcatcaaaaaatgatatctcgagaaagatgagagatgaggtgaggaggagtggggcgtggtggtgactgctggccggactgggcggaggcatggggatggatggcgccggcagcggccaccatgccagattgttccagagacttccttttttaattgctcagcaatgaggttgtgggagataaggatgaacgaggcaaggccttatctagAAATGTGGAGAGTggtgtgggtatcttttgtaaaattgttaTAGTTTGGTTTCTATACGTcggatatagatcggacggtctatattacaagatggcaggcacaccatcatcaccaactcagtttttttataagagtagagactagggaggagcaccatctactgcttcatGTGCTAcacctgcgctccattcggcgggcgcaaCGTCctctacagccactccctcctgcgctccattcggcgggtgCAACGTCCTCTACAGCCACTCctgtttcatggacggcctgatCGATGCTTGCAAGGTGCCCTGCGTCTACAAGAGTTTCGGCTGCGAGAGGTACGTCGACCTGCACTCGCTGGCGGAGCATAGTTCCAGATGCATGCACACGCCCTGCTACTGCTATGAGTGCACGCCGCCATTTGAGGGCTCGCTGGCGACcctcgtgcatcacctcacggcaCCGTCCGTCGATCACTACTGGCCCGCGGCGgtgaacatcaagtacgagacgtgctacccgatTGTCGTGCCGGGGTCGCTAGAGGATCACCACCACCTGCTAGTCGTGGAGGAGGACGGTAGCGTCTTCCTCTTGGCCGTGGGCACCAGCAAGGCCCGCGCAGGCCACGGCCCCGTCTCTTTAGTGTGCGTCAGGGGTAACACCGCTGACGCTGACACGAGGCCGGTGTGCGGGTGCCTGCTCACTGTTATTGCCCCTCAGAGGTACGAGGGCGCCCACGTCGCCTCCATCATGCTGACTGGGACTGTGCCAAGCTGCTCCGTTCCCGGcaatgtggacatggaagacgcctGGTATGATTTTCACCCCAAGATGGTACActgggactccaaggaggttcacctggtcATATGCATTATCAATTCAAATGTTCATCATTAGTCTttgctcaatgtaatccgctgtctaagcatgtggagacttcttatttatatagtatagaaccttccatgcatgatcttccTCTATTAGAGTATCGCAattgaataaaagtgtatccatttatggtttagtctagaatatTCCATGTATGCTTTTGCTCCATTAGAGTTATCGCTTGCCATTTATGAGATTAATtgagaatttttactacagtaatGGTGAAACACTACTGGAAACAGAGAATTTTCCATCAGCAAGATCTTTGCTGTCTGCTTCTACAAAACAGACGACAGAGAACTGGCTGGCGGCAAAGATCCTATTTGCCatcagccatttctttgccgtcggCGGGCGGACGGCTAAGAGGTGTGTGGGGTCCAGTGGAGGCCCAAACCCTAACGGCCCACCAGCCCCCCTCTTTGTCGCCCACTAGCGGATGACAAAGATTCTTTGTCGTCCACTAGCTGACAGCAAAGAACGTGCCCACTAACGGCCacccctccctctctccccggccccacccctctctcttctcctCTCTCTCCACCCGCGCGCCCAAGCACAAGCACTACCGCCGCCCCACCACCCTCCCTACCCCGGAGccccccgcccccgccgccccgtcgcccctgccgcccgccgcccagCACCGCCGCTGCTCCACCACCCTCCCTGCCCCGGATCCCCCTGCccccgccgtcccgtcgcccctgccgcccccccccccccccccccccgccccagTCGGCCTGTCGCCCACGCCGCCCCGTCACCCCCGATCCCCGTACCAAGGAGAACAACGAggaggtgctgccaaaattttgtctcggaatggggtagagcatggagaacgtactcaatctacacatactcgggtgggattaggacctatctttacctattagagtgtaggttgcatggacataataaaattgacaaagtagattaACTGATGAATATACATGCTGAATTATAGATATTTCTTGTCTATCCAGTATCTAagcaagatgagtgatcgtgcgtggatgtacaccggtcgcACTATTCAGGAAGAGATTACCaatgaatggttaacaaaaaccaaggggtttgtgaaagccgcatttgcaaatggctaGAGGAAAAACTGGTGCCCCTGTGTCCGGTGCAagaattgggaaaagaggacacatgatgaaatgggcaaacacctgcagaagagtggttttacgcccggttatacagtgtggacatttcatggtgagtctggcCAACGTGCCAGAGCTGAGGTGGTTCATCGTCGCATCGACGAGCATGGTACCAGGATGGAAGACATGGTGCAAAACTTTCATGATGCTTAGGATTCGGACGaagagatggaggaatctgcaaaggccttcaatgaaatgttggagtcttcaaaacgtcctcttcatgagcacactgagctttgtcagctggatgccatctcacaaataatggctctgaaggctcaattcaacttgggcagagaatgctacggtgtgatgatgacagtatttggacgctttctacccaaaggccgtGTACTGCCTGCAAATCagtaccagtcagacaaaatcctccatgctcttaagatgccctatgagaagatacatgcctgtgagaaaggatgtgtcttatttaggctttagtatgcggacttgaactattgtcccatttgcaagtcttccagatgtattgtggtagacaacggtatgggtgagaagacgcagaccaaaatctcggttaatgttcttcggtatatgccaatcgtaccaagatttcaatgtcttttcatggtcaaagagacggccagacagatgacatggcacaaagagggcaaaagaaccgaactagatgcagatgggaatctgatgatgctacacacatcggatggtgaagcgtggaagcgcttcgatgcGTTATATGCGGAAAAAGTggcagatccaaggcatcctcgagttggcatcagcacggatgggttcagtgtgtttggtctgatggcaacccaatacagttgttggcccgtatttgtctttccactcaatctccccgcCCCCCGGatagattatgcaaagaaagaacattcttctgacgttgataattccagggccgaACTATCCGGGgtagaatatgaatgtgtacatgcagccgcttaaggacgaattgcaagaagctcgggataatgggttcaagacatacgacgcctttaacaaacagaacttcataatgcgtgtctggtacatgtactcgacgcatgacttgccggcgtatgcgctatttgttggctggtgtgtgcatggaaggttcccgtgccccacatgcaaggcaGCTCTTGAGTATCGTTGGCTGCAGGTGGGTCGCAAGTTTCCTTGCTTCGACTTGCACAGACAGTTCccggatcctcgccataagttcaggaaagacaagaagaacttcatgaaaggtagagttgtcaaaaactctgcaccacctccgttgacaggccaagagaccctggatcagttaaacgctctcgagccagacccagagcgtccagggtatttcaaggggtataattcgaaacacgcctggactcacaagacatgttTGTGGCATCTGCCTTACTTCatagacctcctttgcccacacaacatcgacgtgatgcacactgaaaagaatattgccgaggcactttttggtacatcgtttggcatagatgggaagtcaaaggataatactaaggctagagtcgatcaggAGGGGCTATGTGAtagaccgttacaaaacatgcaagaactgaaaggaaagcagaactggatgaaggtaaagggatggttcaatcttggaaggccagctatgagggaaattatcttgtgggtgaaaatgcagttgatgttccccgatggttaTGTGgagaatctaaagaggggagcgagtattgacaaattgaaaatatttggtctcaagagtcatgattggcacatatggattgagcgggtaatgctgGTGATGTTGcatggcttcatccctgaggatgaatagctagtactggcagagctgagctatttcttccatgttctttgtgcgaaagaactatcgcctgccGTGATaaaagaaatggaagagttggcgccggagttgatttGTAAGTTAGAGAAGATATTTTCACCGGgattctttaatccaatgcaacacttgattttgcatctcccgaccgaggcaagattgtgGGGGCCCATGCAAAATCATTGGTGCTACTCatctgagaggatgcagaagagtctccgagcaaaatgtaaaaagaaacgtcgaattgaagcatcgatggccaAGGCATTCATTattgaggaggcggcaaacttcatgacagcacactacgaagccaaaaattgtaatttgcataatccgaagcctcggtacaatgctggcGACCATaaatccaacctcagcctattcaaagggaatcttgCACCAGCCGGTGCTTCGAAACCAATATCGTTGGATGTccaagaatggcggaccatttcgttgtatatcttcaccaacctaacagaagtgcggccATACACCGAGTAAGTTCTCacgtacattgtttcgcaacttctaattcctttgaactgctcttattcccggATATTTTTTGATAGACCAGATACGTTGCCTGTTTCTCggatggagcggtgatccaaaaggaatccatcaaagagtatgagcttctggtAAAGCAAGGAAGCGGTtttcccggtttcatctcttggttcaaacaaacggtaatttccattagaccattctcatttcttcgtctaatttgcgagtaatgcaacaatccttttgTATTAAACTTGTaagctaattcagagtctatggacgccgaattgagacaagtcgctaatggttttgactttaaggtccgttcatttgaaaAATACGACATCAATGGGTTTCGCTTTCGTACCTacggcaaagagctatctatggccgatcGAAAGTCTATAAATTtttgtgtctctgctatcggcgaTGGAGTTATCGactattatgggagagttgaagcaatttatgaacttctattctattgGCAAAAtgcaccgaatgtcgtagtcttcaaatgttactGGTTCCAGCGGAAGGAGACTaaaaggactcatgaacatatagggctagtcgaaatcaaacaaagcacccatttagatgttcccgatgtctatattacggctcaacaggcgacccaagttttctatctaccatGGGCCTGCCAAACTGATCCAAATCTGAGTGATTGGGATGtcatttatgaagt
This genomic window contains:
- the LOC109753892 gene encoding uncharacterized protein, yielding MDGLIDACKVPCVYKSFGCERYVDLHSLAEHSSRCMHTPCYCYECTPPFEGSLATLVHHLTAPSVDHYWPAAVNIKYETCYPIVVPGSLEDHHHLLVVEEDGSVFLLAVGTSKARAGHGPVSLVCVRGNTADADTRPVCGCLLTVIAPQRYEGAHVASIMLTGTVPSCSVPGNVDMEDAWYDFHPKMVHWDSKEVHLVICIINSNVHH